From one Lycium barbarum isolate Lr01 chromosome 6, ASM1917538v2, whole genome shotgun sequence genomic stretch:
- the LOC132599212 gene encoding E3 ubiquitin-protein ligase RSL1-like, translating to MGNTLPKIGQTHSENTQQRELQVTELPDESQPFTCEICIEPMLLPNKKFKNQNHCVHPFCIDCIVKYISVKLEDNVGEIPCPSLNCNQFLDPISCRNLVGPQLFVKWSDVLCESAVLTLAQCYCPNHNCSALILDECGENAKRSQCPNCKRFFCFQCKLPWHAGFQCDESRELRDRNDVVFGVVAERNKWKRCPQCRHFVELIEGCKIVKCRCGANFCYNCGKRVYHHWCGCDSASRFCIRVVQVFSWAFVFLAILFLFWDFHKSVCS from the exons ATGGGAAACACACTGCCAAAAATCGGCCAAACTCATTCAGAAAATACCCAACAACGAGAATTGCAAGTGACAGAATTACCAGATGAATCTCAACCATTCACCTGTGAAATTTGTATCGAGCCTATGTTGTTACCCAATAAAAAATTCAAGAATCAAAATCACTGTGTTCATCCTTTCTGTATCGACTGTATTGTAAAATACATCTCCGTCAAGCTTGAAGACAACGTTGGCGAAATTCCATGTCCGTCTTTAAATTGTAACCAATTTTTGGACCCAATTTCTTGTCGGAATCTTGTGGGTCCCCAGCTGTTTGTTAAATGGTCTGACGTGTTATGTGAGTCCGCTGTTTTAACGTTGGCGCAGTGTTACTGTCCGAATCATAATTGTTCGGCTTTGATATTGGATGAGTGTGGTGAGAATGCTAAGCGatcacagtgcccaaattgtaaGAGGTTTTTTTGCTTTCAGTGTAAGCTTCCATGGCATGCTGGATTTCAGTGTGATGAGAGTAGGGAATTAAGGGACAGAAACGACGTCGTTTTTGGTGTTGTTGCTGAGCGTAATAAGTGGAAGAGGTGTCCTCAGTGTCGTCACTTTGTTGAACTTATTGAAGGTTGCAAAATTGTTAAATGCAG GTGTGGTGCCAATTTCTGCTACAACTGCGGAAAACGAGTTTATCATCACTGGTGTGGTTGTGATTCTGCTTCCAGGTTCTGCATAAGGGTCGTCCAAGTGTTTTCTTGGGCTTTTGTTTTCCTAGCTATCCTTTTCCTCTTCTGGGATTTCCATAAAAG TGTGTGCAGTTGA